TTTGGAATTAACAAATCACAGTTTGAGGCTTATGAGAGTGAAGCTTATCAGGTGCTTTGGGATTCAAAGCACATCTAAGCTCACAAAACCTTCTGTGTTTTACTGAAAGGTGGGGATGTACTCTGATGTGGGAACTCTGGTCTCTGAGAACCGGGTAGTgccttttgcagatgagaaagctgagccGAGAGAGAGTGGAAGGGTCAGCAACACTTCTCCCCTCCTCCTAAACTATGGAAAAAATTGGGGACTGGCAGTTTGGGGGGCATGCTCTCACCTTCCAGACACCCTCCAAGTTCTCATCTGCAGGTTCGATGGAGGCCACCACCTTCTCAGAGATCACCACCTCTCCTGTCTTGTTGTCAGTCACCTGCGAGGATGGCAGGAGAGAGTGAGTGCAAACCTGCTTTcctccctctgccctcctcctctcccgATCCATGCTGCAGCATGAGGAATTGTGGTCAGACTCCTGGAGGAACTTCCCAGCAGAGGCACCTTGTCGATCTGGCGGTGGCTGGAGAGAGTGTTGTTCCCCAACCGGCGCTCCTGGTTCTCCTCTTGGTGGTAGTTCTTTGGGAGACCACGGAAGTCGATGGGAGCAGAGAAGAAGTTGTCTATGCTCCGAAGCAGGTCATCCTAGGGCCAGAGGAGAGGCTGGTGAGAGGCTGGACTGCGGATTCCCCAGTATTTCTGCAACCCTGCTTGGGTACCCTCAAGGTCTTGCCCCATGCTTCTTGCTCCACCCCAacccccctctgtcctctgacCCTAGGACCCAACCAGTCCATCTGCCTCCTTTCCCTGTTCCTGACTGGGACTCTGTCGCTCTGTCCTATCCCCCCTCTCCTTGCCTGCTCCCCTTTCTACCTCTTTGACTCCCTCTCTTCCCGTCTGAGCCCCCTGTCTGACCAAGACCTGTCTCCATCTGTCTCCCTAAGCCCCTTCTATCCCTCGTCTgtccccttccctcttcctccctgCCCGGTCATGGCTCACTTTCAGGAAAAGCCGACTGAAGCTTTGGAGTAGGCTCTGGAGGCTTAGAAAACCCGAGGAGTTGTCCTGGGCTTCAGCTTCACGGACTGGAGATGCACTAGAGGGGGGCACCGGGACGGaggggagcagcagcagcagcaggaccaGAGGGTGCCACATGGCCGGGCCAGCGGGGAGGCTGTCGCCAGGGTAAGGGGTCagagtccccacccccacccgccaattcctcccccctcccccctcccccctctgcCCCCAATTTCTAAGCCCTCCCATTTCAACCAGACACCGCCTCCCGCTGAGGCACCGCCCCTCGCCCTGACTCCACTCCTCTTCAGGCAACCCCCTCCCAATACACCCATCCCTACCCCTTCTCCTCGCACCCACTTCTTCCTGCCAGGCCCCGGCCCTCTTCCGAGGCCTAGCTCTTCTGGGCTCTGCCTAGTCCCCAAATCTCGTTCTTCACCTTCGCCCACGTTCATACCCAGTCCTCCTTCCTCACCTTCGCCCACGCCCCGCCCCGCCGTCTAGGCCCCGCCCTTATCCCCAGACCACCGCTCGGTCACCGGCCGCCCGGACTCCGGCGGTCTACGGACTGTTAACCCCAAACAGTTCTGGTCTCGAGCCCAGGCGGGATACCTGGAGCGTTGGATAAGCTCCGCGAGCCTTAGCCCCGCCCCGATCAGgtggccccgccccgcccgcggACCACGCCCACGCGCTGAGTCTGCCAAAGGATGGCCACGCCCCTAGAGTGAGCCACGCCTTATTCTGGTAAAAGCACTCCTTACCCGGAACCGGGAGTATGCTCCCTGGCCACGCCCCTAGGCGTAGACCACGCCCCTTTCCTCGACTCTCAGCGCACAGCCGAGGAGACCCGGTCTTGCCAGTCTTCTCTGGTCCCGGCCCTGGCGCTGAAGCCCCGCCCCAATCGCATGTGACCACGCCCCTTAATCTAGAGTCACGCCTCCGCGCCAGACCCTTGCCCCTAGAGCCCTCCGTTCTATTTCTAGGCTCCCGGTGCTTGTGAATCGCCGGTGTCTGAGTAGTCCTTTCTGCGTCGCTCGCTCCTAGCTCTGTATATAGGAGCATTTCTACCCCGTCTCGCCGGTCCTGGCTTCTCCAGGTTTTAAAAAGATTGATGCACCCAACAGGGGGCAACGGAGGGACACCGGACCAGGAGTCACGCTCCTGTTCCACTGAAACACCCCACCCTCTCCGCAAACCTAAATCCCTGCTCTATGTTCCATCTTTCAAAGGAACCCCCGAATCCGGGCCCCAGTCACCTGTAATTCCCGGAACTGAACCCCCTCAAACCCTGAAGTTCAAGGCACCCGGGATCCGGGCCCCAGCCGCTCTTCCTTCAGGCACCCAGGCTTTCTCCCCGGAGAGGTCCG
The genomic region above belongs to Tamandua tetradactyla isolate mTamTet1 chromosome 16, mTamTet1.pri, whole genome shotgun sequence and contains:
- the DKKL1 gene encoding dickkopf-like protein 1 isoform X1, which produces MNVGEGEERDLGTRQSPEELGLGRGPGPGRKNLPAGPAMWHPLVLLLLLLPSVPVPPSSASPVREAEAQDNSSGFLSLQSLLQSFSRLFLKDDLLRSIDNFFSAPIDFRGLPKNYHQEENQERRLGNNTLSSHRQIDKVTDNKTGEVVISEKVVASIEPADENLEGVWKVPKAEEKEAPASPQRPVDSLHAEPHPRVAFWIMKLPRRRSHQDTQEGSRWLSEKRHRLQAIRDGLRGGTHEDALEEGAQGSPRSRLPSRKAHFVYILRPSQQL
- the DKKL1 gene encoding dickkopf-like protein 1 isoform X2, yielding MWHPLVLLLLLLPSVPVPPSSASPVREAEAQDNSSGFLSLQSLLQSFSRLFLKDDLLRSIDNFFSAPIDFRGLPKNYHQEENQERRLGNNTLSSHRQIDKVTDNKTGEVVISEKVVASIEPADENLEGVWKVPKAEEKEAPASPQRPVDSLHAEPHPRVAFWIMKLPRRRSHQDTQEGSRWLSEKRHRLQAIRDGLRGGTHEDALEEGAQGSPRSRLPSRKAHFVYILRPSQQL